A single window of Vigna unguiculata cultivar IT97K-499-35 chromosome 1, ASM411807v1, whole genome shotgun sequence DNA harbors:
- the LOC114182149 gene encoding uncharacterized protein LOC114182149 isoform X1: MESTRRTLDRSRELGSKKPRLIDELSARQLPQRQQGSGVVASLVSARARVNDRDSESSESGRGGGYQPQPQPHHELVTQYKTALAELTFNSKPIITNLTIIAGENQSAAKAIADTVCANILEVPSDQKLPSLYLLDSIVKNIGRDYIKYFAVRLPEVFCKAYRQVDPIVHSSMKHLFGTWKGVFPPQCLQMIEKELGFTPAVNGSASVSATVRNDLQSQRPPHSIHVNPKYLERQRLQQSSTSKGVVDDMTGALLTSNEDSERPNRALGASRPWLDPRINMLNNQHTQRDAFNDSVPEKSIDGSFGGSQYGSGISSNLVSGAGRTGTKLIDLGQEKTWSKTDGGDAETISGQKNGFSLKRSLSTREAPKSINLKAQRRPGLTLTQIWNNMMSDNWKNSEEEEFTWDEMNSGLTDHGPNVSSNLSTDSWMTDDENLEGEDHLHIQHPYGVKVDKEISTVKKQLPGFGGHPPSSWQLQKHHTIDKLNLKPGYSEGFVSTISGLPANASSLPIKKGNQSFTSKAIVGLSKTVEPQFDSGETESPSGQSPLHRQSPSLPGAVYHPHSMQNLPEQEMPQDLKTSQFLGGPTSQPIRDRSPTLHPVVQVGNMRRTQEKDMQGTFQPKLQQQQLDSSQAEVFAKTKLPPLSKVSLTKEVSEQSTKNNLSAAAVKSGIIPKKSITSNLDPRKHLSKSGVQLPPSGRSSPATLISSGSAVASTSLLDPLHKDSSSLPKKPQGKAGQPPQRPSTQPPASSNVNAAKSNVNPIANLLSSLVAKGLISAETESPTMVPSEVLKGSRDKTVNIITSSSFPVTSVSDSAAVPASSTTRDEEDAATKSSLPSAQSTSTKIRNLIGFDFKPNVIREFHEPVIRELLDDFPHHCKSCGIRFKPEEQYKRHLEWHATREHGPIKVSRSWYAKSSDWIAGKVDYSSELEFTDSVVVHDKETESSHLDTMIRADENQCLCVLCGELFEDVYCHERNEWMFKGAVYMNCSDYNDEMESRNVGPIIHAKCLSENSMFTNLVRDLL; this comes from the exons ATGGAGAGTACGCGCAGAACCTTGGATAGATCTAGAGAACTGGGTTCCAAGAAGCCTCGATTGATCGATGAACTCAGTGCCCGACAGTTACCTCAACGACAGCAAGGGTCCGGGGTAGTTGCTTCCTTGGTGTCTGCAAGGGCTCGAGTAAATGATAGGGACTCCGAAAGCAGCGAATCCGGTCGCGGGGGTGGGTACCAGCCTCAGCCGCAGCCTCACCATGAGCTTGTGACTCAGTATAAGACCGCTCTTGCTGAGCTTACTTTCAATTCAAAGCCTATAATTACGAACTTGACTATTATAGCCGGAGAGAATCAGTCTGCTGCCAAGGCAATTGCCGACACTGTTTGTGCTAACATTCTAGAG GTTCCAAGTGATCAAAAACTGCCGTCTCTTTATCTCTTAGACAGTATTGTTAAGAACATCGGGCGGGATTATATAAAGTATTTTGCTGTCAGATTACCTGAG GTATTCTGCAAGGCTTACAGACAGGTTGATCCTATTGTCCATTCAAGTATGAAACATCTTTTTGGAACTTGGAAAGGAGTCTTTCCTCCTCAGTGCCTTCAGATGATTGAGAAGGAGCTTGGCTTTACACCTGCAGTCAATGGTTCAGCTTCAGTATCTGCTACAGTCAGGAATGATTTGCAGTCACAACGCCCTCCTCACAGTATCCATGTGAATCCAAAGTATTTAGAAAGGCAGCGTCTCCAGCAGTCAAGTACG AGTAAAGGAGTTGTTGATGACATGACTGGAGCTTTGTTAACCTCAAATGAGGATTCAGAGAGGCCAAATAGAGCTTTGGGTGCTTCTCGACCATGGCTGGATCCTAGGATTAACATGCTT AATAATCAGCACACACAGAGAGATGCATTTAATGATTCTGTTCCTGAGAAGAGCATTGATGGATCATTTGGAGGCAGTCAATATGGTTCTGGCATTTCTAGTAATTTGGTCTCAGGGGCTGGAAGAACTGGAACTAAGCTCATTGATTTAGGGCAAGAAAAAACATGGTCCAAAACAGATGGTGGTGATGCAGAGACCATATCTGGGCAAAAAAACGGTTTCAGTCTCAAGCGTAGTCTTTCAACTCGTGAAGCACCAAAGTCCATAAATTTGAAAGCACAACGTCGGCCAGGCCTAACTTTAACTCAGATATGGAACAATATGATGTCAGATAACTGGAAAAATTCCGAAGAGGAGGAGTTCACGTGGGATGAGATGAACTCTGGTTTGACTGATCATGGACCTAATGTGTCCAGCAATTTGAGCACAGATTCATGGATGACAGATGATGAAAATTTG GAAGGTGAAGATCACCTACATATTCAACACCCTTATGGGGTAAAGGTTGATAAGGAAATATCCACTGTTAAGAAACAACTGCCTGGTTTTGGTGGCCATCCACCTTCATCATGGCAGTTGCAGAAGCATCACACAATTGATAAGTTGAATCTGAAGCCAGGTTACTCAGAAGGATTTGTGTCCACTATTAGTGGCTTACCAGCCAACGCAAGTTCTTTACCTATCAAGAAGGGGAACCAGTCTTTTACGTCAAAGGCAATAGTAGGATTGTCCAAAACTGTAGAGCCACAATTTGATTCTGGGGAGACCGAATCCCCTTCTGGGCAGTCACCTTTGCATCGACAGTCTCCATCACTGCCAGGAGCAGTATACCACCCTCATTCAATGCAAAATTTGCCTGAGCAAGAAATGCCCCAGGATCTCAAAACATCTCAATTTTTGGGAGGTCCAACTAGTCAGCCCATTAGAGATCGCTCACCTACCCTTCATCCCGTCGTTCAGGTTGGTAACATGCGAAGAACACAGGAAAAGGACATGCAGGGCACGTTTCAACCAAAGCTTCAGCAACAGCAGCTCGACTCTTCTCAGGCTGAAGTTTTTGCCAAAACTAAGCTGCCGCCCCTGTCTAAAGTTTCTTTAACCAAAGAAGTTTCAGAACAGTCAACCAAGAATAATTTGTCAGCTGCAGCTGTGAAGAGTGGAATCATTCCCAAGAAATCAATTACCAGTAATCTGGATCCAAGGAAGCATCTATCCAAGTCTGGGGTTCAGCTTCCTCCTTCTGGCAGGTCTTCTCCTGCAACATTAATTTCTTCGGGGTCTGCAGTGGCATCAACATCTTTATTGGATCCTCTGCACAAAGATTCATCTTCGCTGCCCAAAAAACCTCAAGGAAAGGCTGGACAACCGCCACAAAGGCCTTCTACTCAGCCACCTGCTTCCTCTAATGTGAATGCTGCAAAAAGTAATGTAAACCCAATCGCAAACCTTTTAAGTTCATTGGTTGCAAAGGGTTTGATATCTGCAGAAACTGAATCACCGACTATGGTACCAAGCGAGGTGCTGAAAGGATCCAGAGATAAAACTGTAAACATCATTACCAGTAGCTCTTTCCCAGTTACATCAGTTTCTGATTCCGCAGCTGTCCCAGCATCATCTACCACCAGAGATGAGGAAGACGCTGCTACAAAATCTTCTCTTCCCTCAGCTCAATCAACTAGCACGAAAATCAGAAATCTCATTGGCTTTGATTTTAAACCTAATGTAATTCGAGAATTCCATGAACCGGTAATTAGGGAATTATTGGATGATTTCCCTCATCATTGCAAAAGTTGCGGTATTAGGTTTAAACCAGAAGAACAGTATAAGAGACACTTGGAGTGGCATGCCACAAGAGAGCATGGTCCAATTAAAGTATCCAGAAGTTGGTATGCAAAGTCAAGTGATTGGATTGCTGGCAAGGTAGACTATTCATCTGAGCTTGAGTTTACCGACTCTGTTGTTGTACACGACAAAGAAACAGAAAGCAGTCATTTGGATACGATGATTCGAGCAGATGAAAATCAGTGTTTGTGTGTATTGTGTGGCGAGCTATTTGAAGATGTATACTGTCACGAAAGAAACGAGTGGATGTTCAAAGGGGCCGTTTACATGAACTGCTCGGATTACAATGATGAGATGGAAAGTAGAAATGTGGGTCCCATCATTCATGCCAAATGCTTATCAGAGAACTCAATGTTCACCAATTTAGTAAGAGACCTGTTATGA
- the LOC114182149 gene encoding uncharacterized protein LOC114182149 isoform X2, translating to MKHLFGTWKGVFPPQCLQMIEKELGFTPAVNGSASVSATVRNDLQSQRPPHSIHVNPKYLERQRLQQSSTSKGVVDDMTGALLTSNEDSERPNRALGASRPWLDPRINMLNNQHTQRDAFNDSVPEKSIDGSFGGSQYGSGISSNLVSGAGRTGTKLIDLGQEKTWSKTDGGDAETISGQKNGFSLKRSLSTREAPKSINLKAQRRPGLTLTQIWNNMMSDNWKNSEEEEFTWDEMNSGLTDHGPNVSSNLSTDSWMTDDENLEGEDHLHIQHPYGVKVDKEISTVKKQLPGFGGHPPSSWQLQKHHTIDKLNLKPGYSEGFVSTISGLPANASSLPIKKGNQSFTSKAIVGLSKTVEPQFDSGETESPSGQSPLHRQSPSLPGAVYHPHSMQNLPEQEMPQDLKTSQFLGGPTSQPIRDRSPTLHPVVQVGNMRRTQEKDMQGTFQPKLQQQQLDSSQAEVFAKTKLPPLSKVSLTKEVSEQSTKNNLSAAAVKSGIIPKKSITSNLDPRKHLSKSGVQLPPSGRSSPATLISSGSAVASTSLLDPLHKDSSSLPKKPQGKAGQPPQRPSTQPPASSNVNAAKSNVNPIANLLSSLVAKGLISAETESPTMVPSEVLKGSRDKTVNIITSSSFPVTSVSDSAAVPASSTTRDEEDAATKSSLPSAQSTSTKIRNLIGFDFKPNVIREFHEPVIRELLDDFPHHCKSCGIRFKPEEQYKRHLEWHATREHGPIKVSRSWYAKSSDWIAGKVDYSSELEFTDSVVVHDKETESSHLDTMIRADENQCLCVLCGELFEDVYCHERNEWMFKGAVYMNCSDYNDEMESRNVGPIIHAKCLSENSMFTNLVRDLL from the exons ATGAAACATCTTTTTGGAACTTGGAAAGGAGTCTTTCCTCCTCAGTGCCTTCAGATGATTGAGAAGGAGCTTGGCTTTACACCTGCAGTCAATGGTTCAGCTTCAGTATCTGCTACAGTCAGGAATGATTTGCAGTCACAACGCCCTCCTCACAGTATCCATGTGAATCCAAAGTATTTAGAAAGGCAGCGTCTCCAGCAGTCAAGTACG AGTAAAGGAGTTGTTGATGACATGACTGGAGCTTTGTTAACCTCAAATGAGGATTCAGAGAGGCCAAATAGAGCTTTGGGTGCTTCTCGACCATGGCTGGATCCTAGGATTAACATGCTT AATAATCAGCACACACAGAGAGATGCATTTAATGATTCTGTTCCTGAGAAGAGCATTGATGGATCATTTGGAGGCAGTCAATATGGTTCTGGCATTTCTAGTAATTTGGTCTCAGGGGCTGGAAGAACTGGAACTAAGCTCATTGATTTAGGGCAAGAAAAAACATGGTCCAAAACAGATGGTGGTGATGCAGAGACCATATCTGGGCAAAAAAACGGTTTCAGTCTCAAGCGTAGTCTTTCAACTCGTGAAGCACCAAAGTCCATAAATTTGAAAGCACAACGTCGGCCAGGCCTAACTTTAACTCAGATATGGAACAATATGATGTCAGATAACTGGAAAAATTCCGAAGAGGAGGAGTTCACGTGGGATGAGATGAACTCTGGTTTGACTGATCATGGACCTAATGTGTCCAGCAATTTGAGCACAGATTCATGGATGACAGATGATGAAAATTTG GAAGGTGAAGATCACCTACATATTCAACACCCTTATGGGGTAAAGGTTGATAAGGAAATATCCACTGTTAAGAAACAACTGCCTGGTTTTGGTGGCCATCCACCTTCATCATGGCAGTTGCAGAAGCATCACACAATTGATAAGTTGAATCTGAAGCCAGGTTACTCAGAAGGATTTGTGTCCACTATTAGTGGCTTACCAGCCAACGCAAGTTCTTTACCTATCAAGAAGGGGAACCAGTCTTTTACGTCAAAGGCAATAGTAGGATTGTCCAAAACTGTAGAGCCACAATTTGATTCTGGGGAGACCGAATCCCCTTCTGGGCAGTCACCTTTGCATCGACAGTCTCCATCACTGCCAGGAGCAGTATACCACCCTCATTCAATGCAAAATTTGCCTGAGCAAGAAATGCCCCAGGATCTCAAAACATCTCAATTTTTGGGAGGTCCAACTAGTCAGCCCATTAGAGATCGCTCACCTACCCTTCATCCCGTCGTTCAGGTTGGTAACATGCGAAGAACACAGGAAAAGGACATGCAGGGCACGTTTCAACCAAAGCTTCAGCAACAGCAGCTCGACTCTTCTCAGGCTGAAGTTTTTGCCAAAACTAAGCTGCCGCCCCTGTCTAAAGTTTCTTTAACCAAAGAAGTTTCAGAACAGTCAACCAAGAATAATTTGTCAGCTGCAGCTGTGAAGAGTGGAATCATTCCCAAGAAATCAATTACCAGTAATCTGGATCCAAGGAAGCATCTATCCAAGTCTGGGGTTCAGCTTCCTCCTTCTGGCAGGTCTTCTCCTGCAACATTAATTTCTTCGGGGTCTGCAGTGGCATCAACATCTTTATTGGATCCTCTGCACAAAGATTCATCTTCGCTGCCCAAAAAACCTCAAGGAAAGGCTGGACAACCGCCACAAAGGCCTTCTACTCAGCCACCTGCTTCCTCTAATGTGAATGCTGCAAAAAGTAATGTAAACCCAATCGCAAACCTTTTAAGTTCATTGGTTGCAAAGGGTTTGATATCTGCAGAAACTGAATCACCGACTATGGTACCAAGCGAGGTGCTGAAAGGATCCAGAGATAAAACTGTAAACATCATTACCAGTAGCTCTTTCCCAGTTACATCAGTTTCTGATTCCGCAGCTGTCCCAGCATCATCTACCACCAGAGATGAGGAAGACGCTGCTACAAAATCTTCTCTTCCCTCAGCTCAATCAACTAGCACGAAAATCAGAAATCTCATTGGCTTTGATTTTAAACCTAATGTAATTCGAGAATTCCATGAACCGGTAATTAGGGAATTATTGGATGATTTCCCTCATCATTGCAAAAGTTGCGGTATTAGGTTTAAACCAGAAGAACAGTATAAGAGACACTTGGAGTGGCATGCCACAAGAGAGCATGGTCCAATTAAAGTATCCAGAAGTTGGTATGCAAAGTCAAGTGATTGGATTGCTGGCAAGGTAGACTATTCATCTGAGCTTGAGTTTACCGACTCTGTTGTTGTACACGACAAAGAAACAGAAAGCAGTCATTTGGATACGATGATTCGAGCAGATGAAAATCAGTGTTTGTGTGTATTGTGTGGCGAGCTATTTGAAGATGTATACTGTCACGAAAGAAACGAGTGGATGTTCAAAGGGGCCGTTTACATGAACTGCTCGGATTACAATGATGAGATGGAAAGTAGAAATGTGGGTCCCATCATTCATGCCAAATGCTTATCAGAGAACTCAATGTTCACCAATTTAGTAAGAGACCTGTTATGA